The Podarcis muralis chromosome 16, rPodMur119.hap1.1, whole genome shotgun sequence genomic interval tctagatacgaatgggatgcgttctggagccccgttcgcatctaggggtaaacataactagcgacggcgcgtctgcgcacccGCGCGTCacttttcgccacttctgcgcatgcgcgtgatgtcattttgagcgtctgtgcatgcgcaagtggcgaaacccggaagtaacgtgctccgttacttccgggttgccgaggagcgcaactcaaacgtgCTCAACtcaaagcatatttaacccgaggtatgactgtaattgtaTTTCCTATGAGAAGAGGCTTAACCAACCTCTTGTATGTTAGGTAGAAAATAAGCTGCAACAGCGCATTAAGGGCAAGAGGGAAACAGCAGCTGCTTAGGGCCTTGGGAGTCCTATCACTTGGGGTCCAAACAACTCACGCACCAATCACagctctgaccactcattgtctaAAAACACAGACAGGAAGGAACAACCAGGCTCCCTCATTTCACAAAAATCCCTTGGAAGGAtttctgcacattttgcttcatgagaaggctaggtaaaggtaaagggacccctgaccattaggtccactcgtggccgactctggggttgcggcgctcatctcgctttattggccgagggagcttccgggttatgtggccagcatgactaagccgcttctggcgaaccagagcagcacacggaaacgccatttactttcccgccaaagcggtacttatttatctacttgcactttgacgtgctgttgaattactaggttggcaggagcagggactgagcaaccggagctcacgctgtcgcgaggattcgaaccgttgaccttctgatcggcaagtcctaggctctgtggtttaacccacagcgccacccacgtcccatgggaAGGCTAgagacctttaaaaaaatgaaaactcacGAGTCTGCGGCTCATGTCAGGGTGCCAAGCGAAGGTCTTCCCCAGGTCCCATAGCACCAGGTTAGCAACCCCGGCTTTATCACATATTCAGAACGTATGTGCTGCATTTGTagcacagtcaaacctcggttgtcgaacgtaatccattccagaagaccgttcgacttctgaaacattcgacaaccaaggatCAAAGAGCAGtcggcaaagtcaatggagagaaaagaaaaaaattccccGGAagccattcagcttccaaaaactggagcagttacttccaggttttcggctttcgggagccaaaatgttccaaaaagaaggtgtttgggagccgaggtttgactgtacacaaGAACTTCTAAACCACCTCTACTCGTCGTGAACAAATCTACAGGATTGTGTCCATTGTAGCTAGCCCTGTCCTGAAAGTCAGTGGTATTCTGACAGTACTGTTTAGAACATTGTTGCGTGAGGGAAGACAGGGTGCCAGAGGACAGCTCACAACATGAAATAAAGCCCGTTAGCTGTGACAGTTAAATGGTACTTTCACGTTCGGAGACAATATACCTCTTAACTAGCAAGTATGGGGACTTGTAACGGGGTTATCTCCCCAAAATTATCTCTTTAACACACTGTTTACTAAATAGTTCAGAACAGATTGTAAAAAAATATCGAGCACCACGATAGTGAAGTATATGGTTGCTGGGAGCATGGGTTTATGGCTGAGAACTCTTCTATACAGCACAGTGTTAGGATTCCATAGAAGGCATCGCCCAGAAGTCCAACACCTGATACTCCAGGGCCTCATCATTTGGGTTTGTCTTCATCCAGAGGCAGATACCAGCTTACGGGAGGACCTTTCCTCAAGTTCCACACCGGAGCATACTTCTGTTTCTCCATAACCCGCTCTCTTTCGCTCTTGCATAGGGAGTCCTGGAAAAAGGCAGAATCAACAATAATATTAACTATTATTCATACAATGCCATCAGTGAGCATGGTGCTATGCAGAACAGAAGATCTCGGGTTCCACCTggggtctccaggtagggcttgaaaCAActgtgaaatcctggagagctggatAGGCATCTCAGGGTAGGCGTTCCTGATCCAGGCAGGCCAGTGGTCCCAGCTGGTAAAAGAAAGCTTTGTCTGCAAtcttagaatcgtagagttgaagGGCCCACAAgcgtcatctactccaaccccttgcaatgtaggaaaccTTTGCCCAAAATGGGACTTGAATCCATAACACTGCGAtcaagggtctcatgctctaccaactgagctatcttgtAGGTCATGGCTCactggtagaacacctgcttagggtgcagaaggtcccagcttcaacctccagataggactgggaaagactggaatactgttggtgctgacctttaaagccctaaacggcctcggtccagtatacctgaaggagcgtctccacccccatcgttcagcccggacactgagatccagctccaagggccttctggcggttccctcattgcgagaagtgaggttacagggaaccagacagagggccttctcggtagtggcgcctgcgctgtggaacgccctcccttcagatgtcaaagcaataaacaactattttacttttaaaagtcatctgaaggcagccctctttagggaagtttttaatgtttgatgctgtactgttttaatattccgttggaagccgcccagagtggctggggaagcccagccagatgggcggggtataaataataaattattattattattattattattattattattattattactattactactactggagctgctgccagtgtagacagtactgactgatggacccatggtctcactcagtgtaaggcagctttctatgtcccTCGGTATTAAGGGAAGGATGTGtctgcaaaatgtcccaggttcaatccccagcacttcCAGGTAAGGGTCAGGGAAAAGCACCTGTGTGAAATGGtggggagcagctgccaatcacTGTTGATGCACATCAAGGGTGGGCTTATGGTCGATGCGATGGGGGAATCTACTGGTTAAATATCTAGGTTATTGGTAGATCAGTAAGGGGTTCCGACTCCCCATagtaacaacaaaaacacaatttTGGTTAgtgattttatacttgtaaaccgcttagaagcTGCCTTGGCAATTTAGTGGTATATAAAGGAACTAATAAACAACAATAAGAGTTGATAGAAAAATTATGCTGCTGCAATAAAGCAAACTTGGAGGCAACAAGACGTGAGATTGTGTGCAAAAGTAGTTCTGGTATTGAAAataagggttgtatccagctagttctgtgggtgtgggtgagctttggccctccagatcttgctggactacaactcccatcatccctgggcattgcccatgcttgctggggctgatgggagttgttcagcaacattgGGGAGCCAAAGGTTCCTCGCACCTAATCTATTCACTTCAGTACAGCCACGGAAATTAATCCAAGTTCATTATGTCTGTTAAACTTCAATGAGTGTGCTGAGGATGGATAACACGGGATGCAGTGAACCAAATATATTTAGCATTTCTGTTTTGCTTAGGTTACGACATACAGACAACGAGcattttgcacacattccagACATGCGCACACCTGGTCAGACCCGGAAAAGGATGTAACCTGGATGGGGTGGGTTTGCACTACACTGTCGCATGCAATGACCCAAAATGCAACCCCAGCGCAAATTGGGGGATGCCTGTATTGCAAAACCAGTTTGTACTCACCATTGTTACGAACCACATGATAGACTGCATCCAATgccagtcctactcagaatagacccaatgGCATTAAGAAATACGCCCACTCTATGCTCATCAATTTCTCTTTACTTACTCTGTGTGGGATTGAGTTGAACCATTGTTTGAGAGCAGCAGGCAAACCACTGTTTTGAGCCACTCTGTTATTTAGTTTTGATGGTGTGTTATCTGCACCTGGCTCTAGTTGGTCAATCCTGAGGTTACAGTAAAGAAAAGCAACATAGATCTGACGCATCTGAAATCTGCCCACCCTACGGAAGACTAGTCTgagctagatacagtggtacctcgggttaagtacttaattcgttccggaggtccgtacttaacctgaaactgttcttaacctgaagcaccactttagctaatggggcctcctgctgctgctggccgccggagcatgatttctgttctcaacctgaagcaaagttcttaacctgaagcactatttctgggttagcggagtatgtaacctgaagcgtatgtaacctgaagcgtatgtaacctgaggtaccactgtacattgatggTTGAgacagtaaaaggcagctttctatgaatGGATTTTTCCATTGCTATAAACCCTTGTCCCTTGGCATACCTTAGCCTCTGAACTTTTCGTCTTCTCCCATGCTTTGCAGTTCTCATAATCTCTCTTCCACTGCTTACAGGAAGGCGCCTCCCCATAGGTATAGTAGTAATGGAACAGATTTGGGATGCTCTTGCAATGTTTCCATTCAGACCAGTAGTCATTGCAGGCTCGTGGGGGCTGccaaacatacacacaaaacgTATAAGCAAGGAATCAACACTCGTCTACAGGGCAGAGAGGACCATAGAAACTGCAACAAAGTGCTCTTCTGTTCCAGgtgccttcccagacctgctgaaagaggcagttattaaaccgcttcttaaaaaaacaactttggacctagccatcatggccaactaacacccagtctcaaatcttccattcttgggcaaggtgattgagcacgGGGTTGTTAAACAACTCCAgacatgcctggaggatgcaggccatttggatcccttccaatcgggattcaggactcatcatgggactgaaactgccttgatcACAATGGTTGATTATCTCTGGCAGGCCAGAGACTGAGGTGAAAGCTGTTCCCTggtcctgctggatctctcagcggcctttgacaccattgatCATGACATCCTTATGGACTGTCTGAAGGAGTTGGTCCCGTTATACAGTGgtcccgctccttcctcctgtgccatgtccagaaagtggtgttgggggggtGAGTGTttggacccctgggctctcacttgtggggtgcctcaggcttctgtcctcttccccatgctttttaacatctacatgaagctgctgggagagataaccagggggtttgggctgggtgttcatcagtttgctgatgatacccagctctacctctccttcaaatcagaaccagtgtaggcagtgaaggtcctgtgtgagtgtctgaagtggttggtggggggtgggggtggcagttaACAGATTgatgttgaatcctgacaagacaagaagtactgttcttggggacaGGGGACAGACccctggtcctgaacggggtaaTCATGCCCCTGAAAGATCAGGTGCACACCCTGGGAGTcactggactcacagctgtccatggaggcgcaggtcaattctgtgtccgcagcagctgtctaccagctccacctgatatgcaggctgagaccctacctgcccgcagactgtctcgccagtgtggtgcatgctctggttatctcccgcttggactactgcaatgcgctctacacggggctatctttgaaggtgacccggaaacaactaatccagaatgtggcagctagactggtgactgggagtggccaccgagaccatataacacaggtcctaaaggatcttcattgactcccaatacatttctgagcacagttcaaagtgttggtgctgacctttaaagccctaaacggcctcggcccagtatacctcaaggagcgtctccaccccccatccttCAGCCGAGACACTAAGGTCCTctgccaagggtcttctggcggttcccttactgcaagaagtgaggttacagggagccaggcagagggccttctcagtagtggcgcctgccctgtggaacaccctcccttccgatgtcaaggaaataaacaacgatctgacttttagaagacatctgaaggcatgccctgtttagggaagtttttaaggattgctgtttttattatgttttcaaatacagtggtacctcgggttaagaacttaatttgttctggaggtccattcttaacctgaaactgttcttaacctgaggtaccactttagctaatggggccttgcactgctgccatgcgatttctgttcccatcctgaagcaaagttcttaacccgaggtactatttctgggttagcggagtctgaaacctgaagcgtctgtaacctgaggtaccactgtatgtcgtaagccatccagagtggctggggaaatccggccagatgggtggggaataataataataataataataataataataataataggaattgtagtccaaaagcagctggagaaacactgctctaactcAGCTCTTTTCagccccagttgttgttgttgaactacaactcccatccccccagctagcaagggatgatgggagttgttcaggtgttctgggactacaactcccatcatcccttgctagctggggggatgggaattgtagtcccagaacaccTGGATGCCGCTATAAGGGACCTATTCGACTCATATACCTGCATTAGGCACAAGGAATTCTGCAGCCTGCACACCTTCTGCCACAACAGACCAGTCTTTTGAGGGGCCTTTATAAAAGGCTTACACACAACTGCCTCTCTTGAAGGCTTGTTAAAGCGGCTTCCCTATTCTGAGCCCCACAttaatcccgccccccccccccgcttacccTCCAGGTATCGCTGTCAGCCATGCTGCTCCCTGCTCcgtccatccctccctccctctccgtaAAGAGGCGGGCCTTTGTGACGGATTGACCCGGCCGCGCCACCGTCCGCGAGCCCAGACGCAGTCGAAGTCAAAGAGGTAAAAGTTCCAGCGGTTCGCTTAGAGACAACTTCCGGCTCCCGTTTGCGGCAGTTTGGCTGAGGCTCCGCCATTGAAGGGGGTTAAGAGTGGCGGGGAAAGGCTGATTAGGGGAAACACTTTCCCTACCCACCCAGTGCTTTTGAAATAATTGTCGCCTGTGCAGAAAAGAGAAGAACAAAacgacttttttattttttaaaaaaggcttgacTCCTGTTCCTTATTTAGTAATTATTCAGCAATATCAACTCAGTCtggagagctcagttggttagagtggcTTCTCTTGGTCGTTGCCTAGAAAAATGCAGTGAAATATTATCCTTAACAGTCTACTAAGAAGTAAATATTGAGTTGAATGGAGCTTTCTCCCAGGTGGCCGaggacaggattgcagcctaagcgaGTCTTTTTTTTGGCTTCACTGGTTTCCCACTGTACTACCAAATTTTACAGTGTGTCACTAAGGCCCCACATGGCAACTTAGGCATAGTGGTGTAATTGCCTAAGCACTTAATTTAACTCAGGGGTAATTtaaggccagggggccggatgtggcccaatcgccttctcaatccagcccgcggatggtccgggaatcagcgtgtttttacataagtaaaatatatccttttatttaataataataataaataattttttatttctatcccgccctccccagctgaagccaggctcagagcggctaacaacatttaaaatgcatctctaggttatttgtggggcacaggaattcgttcatatttttttcccaaaatatagtccggcccaccacatggtctgagggacggtggaccagcccacggctgaaaaaggttgctgacccaaTTTAACTGCACAATGTGAAAGCACAACAGTACGGTGTGGCCATTTCTTCAGCCATCAGAAGGTAGAAATTTTGCTTTTGCTCATTTATGCTGAaacattcatggaggatgagacgatcaatggctactaaccctggTGGTTATGGTTGTGGCTCCACTGTTTTCTGAATTATCAGTtgttggaaatcacaggaggggagagtgccgttgcgttcaggtcctgcttacaaACTTCCCttgggcacctggctggccactgtgagggcaggaggccagactagataggcctttggtttaAGCAGGGCTTTTCTTTATTTAACCAGGACGACTATTAAGAAACCGTATCTTTACCATCCATTCCACATGCTTGTAAACCACTAATTTTATTCCATTTAGTTCTAGCTAAGAAACCTGCACCTGAGCTGTAACACTTCACAGTACAGGTCAGGTATCAAATGGCTGGATGTTCTGGCATAGAAAGGCATTCAAAGGTAAGAGTACAAAAACCAGTCATTCATACATGTggttttgcttctggccctgcccaacactggcatgtgggccctggaaggttgcccacaagGCTTCCAAAACCCTGCCCTAAACTGTAAGGAAACCATGCCTTGTGTGGGAAGTTAATATACAAGAAAGCAACTTATTCAAGAACCCTTTGCTGCCATAAATCAAAAACAGCCTTCAGAAATCCACATTCTTTTCGTGTCTCTGCTGCTCAGTGTTACCAGAGTTGTCTTCATCAACACGCAACTTACAATGTTCTACTAAGTAAAACCCACTGAACCACACTTCATTTGAAAGTGCAGAACCAGATTAGAATGTCCTTATGTTGCTTATGAACAAGAgtgctgccaccccccccccccaatacaacgTCCTTTTACAAAAGAAAAGCTAAAATAAGTCAGGGACGCTGCAGTGTTATTTTATTCTTCCCGACCAACTCCTGGTTCCGGGAGCTAcggttttcttcctttcttgcgGAGTGACTGGCCTTCTCCAGAAAAGGCAATGAAGCGGCTTCCAGAGTCATCCTGAAAACAGAGGGGTGGGTAATGGGAAACATTACTTTATAAACTCACATTGTTATTCATTATTACACATGCAAGAAGTGAAGACCTGGGCTTTTCAGGCAGCGACCTGTTCAGGCACCATGAGTAGCTCCAGTTTTGCATTGATCCTGTGATTTCAGCTGAGCTGACTTCTGCTTATTCACTTATTTATTGAAAAGGCTTAGAAATGCCAAATTACACGAGGGAAACGAGTTTTAGGGTCTGTCTTGGGTGCAGTGCAAATAGCAGATGTATTGTGACTGACCAAGATCTCTTCCCCAGCTCTCTTGTCAGATTCTTTGGGTGGTGTTTTTAAGTGCTGATCTTAACCAACACTGCATGAACAGGGCTGGGTGGGGCAGAGCAGGACGGAAGAGAAAACATTCCACTACAAAGGTGGAAGGCCTTCTGCAAATGGGATGACTTCACTGGGGACagaaagggtaaaggtaaaggaacccctgacaattaagtccagtcgtgaacgactctggggttgcggcgctcatctcgctttacagaccaagggagccggcgtttgtccgcttccgcagacagtttttctgggtcatgtggccagcatgactaagccgcttctggcgaaaccagagcag includes:
- the C16H22orf39 gene encoding synaptic plasticity regulator PANTS, with translation MDGAGSSMADSDTWRPPRACNDYWSEWKHCKSIPNLFHYYYTYGEAPSCKQWKRDYENCKAWEKTKSSEAKDSLCKSERERVMEKQKYAPVWNLRKGPPVSWYLPLDEDKPK